Proteins from a single region of Hymenobacter aquaticus:
- a CDS encoding SusC/RagA family TonB-linked outer membrane protein — translation MYQPLRKTAFCLSWPLFVASGLPLAGAVLAPTWALAQTAQPISGKITSAENGETLPGVTILQKGTTNGVSSNSDGTFSLNAPVGSTLVLSAVGFLSKEVTVTGSTLNVTLASDVKALSEVVVVGYGTQKKSQVTGAISSVDEQALRDVPVANVGQALQGRAAGVTISSTSTTPGQAPVIRIRGNRSFSGSNDPLLVVDGVPFDGSLNDLNPDDIVSLEVLKDASSTAIYGARGANGVILISTRRGKSGAAKATYSGYYGVKDAYGRYDLQNGQEFYNYRLQAYRAQNPNYDPATPAFLTADERANYAAGRTTDYQDLLFQKGRIQNHAVGVSGGTDLTQYSVSLGYYDETGIVPVQRFERYSLRGTLDQQVGKRVKIGLNTLNTYNTAEDPNINILNQMLTTSPLASIRDANGNLVLYPNGDTAGSNPLTLYAQDAHKDQTRRVRTFNSLYGQVNILPGLDYRLNVGLDIRSENNGNFFASQTPQNGGGQNTASRSASFAFNLLTENILTYSRTFAEKHDFNFTGLYSWQGYRFDNTSVGVRNVSANNQYFYNLGSGTPTSAGSNRQRWDIVSYMGRANYAFDNRYSATVTMRVDGSSRLSSKKYRPFPSAAVAWNLANESFMQDQSWVSNLKLRASLGRVGSTAVNPYQTLGALGQGIGNGSYNYGSTGAVGVVPNAIPNDKLGWEYTTTTNFGLDYGFFDNRVSGSVEVYQQRTSDLLLPDALPAASGYVSYVRNAGQTQNRGLEVTLNTVNVRTASGFEWSTDWNFTLNREKVLDLDLRNLDGSSADDKGNQRFLNQPLYVFYDFQKIGIWQTDEADLARKYGSKPGQIKVEDVDGNGTINANDRVIVGSRQPKYEAGLTNRFKFKGFDLTVVALTRVGATVVDPTLFGPNYFTTNTGRRNQVNLNYWTPTNPSNDYPQPDQTSRSTEWPTYGQTLAYRNGTFIKIRSIDLGYALPTGWAQKAFLNTARIYVQVQNPLLWAKDQFFRDNKAIDPDALSYSTRLDPSQPGGIAFTGGNPNVTTGGTSGGNGVNYPFTRSFIVGLNLGF, via the coding sequence ATGTATCAACCACTACGCAAAACGGCTTTCTGCTTGAGCTGGCCGTTGTTTGTGGCCTCCGGGCTACCCCTGGCGGGGGCAGTGCTGGCCCCTACCTGGGCGCTGGCGCAAACCGCGCAGCCTATTTCGGGTAAAATCACCAGCGCCGAAAACGGCGAAACCCTGCCCGGCGTCACCATCCTGCAGAAGGGCACCACCAACGGCGTTTCCTCCAACAGCGACGGCACATTTTCGCTGAACGCGCCCGTGGGCAGCACGCTGGTGCTCAGCGCGGTGGGGTTTTTAAGCAAGGAAGTAACCGTGACGGGCAGCACCCTGAACGTGACGCTGGCCTCCGACGTGAAGGCCCTGAGCGAAGTGGTGGTCGTGGGCTACGGGACCCAGAAGAAAAGCCAGGTGACGGGCGCTATTTCGTCGGTGGATGAGCAGGCCCTGCGCGACGTGCCGGTGGCCAACGTGGGCCAGGCCCTGCAAGGCCGGGCGGCCGGCGTCACCATCAGCAGCACCAGCACCACGCCCGGGCAGGCGCCGGTTATCCGCATCCGCGGCAACCGCTCGTTTTCCGGCTCCAACGACCCGCTGCTGGTCGTCGACGGTGTGCCCTTCGACGGCTCGCTCAACGACCTGAACCCCGACGACATCGTGTCATTGGAAGTGCTGAAGGACGCTTCCTCGACGGCCATCTACGGGGCCCGGGGCGCCAACGGCGTCATTCTGATTTCGACCCGCCGGGGCAAATCGGGCGCGGCCAAAGCCACCTACAGCGGCTACTATGGCGTGAAAGACGCCTACGGCCGCTACGATTTGCAGAACGGGCAGGAGTTCTACAACTACCGCCTCCAGGCCTACCGCGCCCAGAACCCCAACTACGACCCGGCCACGCCGGCCTTCCTGACGGCCGACGAGCGGGCCAACTACGCCGCCGGCCGCACCACCGACTACCAGGACCTGCTGTTCCAGAAGGGCCGCATCCAGAACCACGCCGTCGGCGTGTCGGGCGGCACCGACCTGACCCAGTACTCCGTCTCCCTGGGCTACTACGACGAGACGGGCATCGTGCCGGTGCAGCGCTTTGAGCGCTACTCCCTGCGCGGCACCCTGGACCAGCAAGTGGGCAAGCGGGTGAAAATCGGGCTGAACACGCTCAACACCTACAACACGGCGGAAGACCCCAACATCAACATCCTCAACCAGATGCTGACCACCAGCCCGCTGGCCTCCATCCGCGACGCCAACGGCAACCTGGTGCTGTACCCCAACGGCGACACGGCCGGCTCGAACCCGCTGACCCTGTACGCCCAGGACGCGCACAAGGACCAGACCCGCCGGGTGCGCACCTTCAACAGCCTCTACGGCCAGGTGAACATTCTGCCGGGCCTGGACTACCGCCTGAACGTGGGCCTGGATATCCGCTCCGAAAACAACGGCAACTTCTTTGCCTCGCAGACGCCCCAGAACGGCGGCGGGCAGAACACGGCCTCGCGCTCGGCCAGCTTCGCCTTCAACCTGCTGACGGAAAACATCCTGACCTACAGCCGCACCTTCGCCGAGAAGCACGACTTCAACTTCACCGGCCTCTACAGCTGGCAGGGCTACCGCTTCGACAATACCAGCGTGGGCGTGCGCAACGTGAGTGCCAACAACCAGTACTTCTACAACCTGGGCTCGGGCACGCCCACCTCGGCCGGCAGCAACCGCCAGCGCTGGGACATCGTGTCCTACATGGGCCGCGCGAACTACGCCTTCGACAACCGCTACTCGGCCACCGTGACCATGCGCGTGGACGGCTCCTCGCGCCTGTCGAGCAAAAAGTACCGGCCCTTCCCCTCGGCCGCCGTGGCCTGGAACCTGGCCAACGAGTCGTTTATGCAGGACCAGAGCTGGGTGAGCAACCTGAAGCTGCGCGCCAGCCTGGGCCGCGTGGGCAGCACCGCCGTCAACCCCTACCAGACCCTCGGGGCGCTGGGCCAGGGCATCGGCAACGGCTCCTACAACTACGGCTCCACCGGGGCCGTGGGCGTGGTGCCCAACGCCATTCCGAATGACAAGCTGGGCTGGGAATACACCACCACCACCAACTTCGGCCTGGACTACGGCTTTTTCGACAACCGCGTGAGCGGCTCGGTGGAAGTGTACCAGCAGCGCACCAGCGACCTGCTGCTGCCCGACGCCCTGCCCGCCGCCAGCGGCTACGTTTCGTACGTGCGCAACGCCGGCCAAACCCAGAACCGCGGCCTGGAAGTGACGCTGAATACGGTGAACGTGCGCACCGCCAGCGGCTTCGAGTGGAGCACCGACTGGAACTTCACTTTGAACCGGGAAAAGGTGCTCGACCTGGACCTGCGTAACCTCGACGGCAGCAGCGCCGACGACAAGGGCAACCAGCGCTTCCTCAACCAGCCGCTCTACGTGTTCTACGACTTCCAGAAAATCGGCATCTGGCAGACCGACGAAGCCGACCTGGCCCGCAAGTACGGCTCGAAGCCCGGGCAGATCAAGGTGGAGGACGTGGACGGCAACGGCACCATCAACGCCAACGACCGGGTGATTGTCGGCTCGCGCCAGCCCAAGTACGAGGCCGGCCTGACCAACCGCTTCAAGTTCAAAGGGTTCGACCTGACGGTCGTGGCCCTGACCCGCGTGGGCGCCACCGTCGTCGACCCCACGCTGTTCGGTCCCAACTACTTCACCACCAACACCGGCCGCCGCAACCAGGTGAACCTGAACTACTGGACGCCCACCAACCCCTCGAACGACTATCCGCAGCCCGACCAGACCTCCCGCTCGACCGAGTGGCCGACCTACGGGCAGACCCTGGCCTACCGCAACGGCACCTTTATCAAAATCCGCAGCATCGACCTGGGCTACGCTCTGCCCACGGGCTGGGCGCAGAAAGCCTTCCTGAACACGGCGCGCATCTACGTGCAGGTGCAGAACCCGCTGCTCTGGGCCAAGGACCAGTTCTTCCGCGACAACAAAGCCATTGACCCGGATGCCTTGTCCTACTCCACCCGCCTCGACCCCAGCCAGCCGGGCGGCATTGCCTTCACCGGCGGCAACCCCAACGTGACGACCGGCGGCACCTCGGGCGGCAACGGCGTGAACTACCCCTTCACCCGCTCCTTCATCGTGGGCCTGAACCTGGGCTTTTAA
- a CDS encoding SDR family NAD(P)-dependent oxidoreductase: MPHLNGHAIHPCNLTHQNSFSLEGRLALITGGGTGIGLEIARCMTDAGANVIITGRREEVLKAAVDSLGEAAHYVVNDIGDLASIEDMVAQIEAEHGPLDIVVNNAGINLKKPALQVTDEEFHNILHTNLNSVFALTRACARRMVARQSGVILMISSMAAYYGIDRVVAYAASKSAVEGMVKVLASEFSGANVRVNAIAPGFIETEMSRTAMNNDPDRRDRAMRRTPMGKFGQPQDIGHAAVFLASDAARYITGASLPVDGGNSIGF; encoded by the coding sequence ATGCCGCACCTGAATGGCCACGCCATTCACCCCTGTAACCTCACCCACCAGAACAGCTTTTCCCTGGAAGGTCGGCTGGCGCTAATCACCGGTGGCGGCACCGGCATCGGGCTGGAAATAGCCCGCTGCATGACCGACGCCGGGGCCAACGTCATCATCACCGGCCGCCGGGAGGAAGTGCTGAAGGCCGCCGTCGATTCGCTCGGGGAGGCGGCGCACTACGTCGTCAACGACATCGGCGACCTGGCTTCCATCGAGGACATGGTGGCCCAGATTGAAGCCGAACACGGCCCGCTCGACATCGTGGTCAACAATGCCGGCATCAACCTGAAAAAGCCTGCTTTGCAGGTCACGGACGAGGAATTTCACAACATCCTGCACACCAACCTGAACTCGGTATTCGCCCTGACCCGGGCCTGCGCCCGCCGCATGGTAGCCCGGCAGAGCGGCGTGATTCTGATGATTTCCTCGATGGCCGCCTACTACGGCATCGATAGGGTAGTGGCCTACGCCGCGTCCAAGTCGGCGGTGGAGGGCATGGTGAAAGTGCTGGCCTCCGAGTTTTCGGGCGCCAACGTGCGCGTCAACGCCATTGCCCCGGGCTTCATCGAAACCGAGATGAGCCGCACGGCCATGAACAACGACCCCGACCGCCGCGACCGGGCCATGCGGCGCACGCCCATGGGCAAATTCGGCCAGCCCCAGGACATCGGCCACGCCGCCGTGTTTCTGGCTTCCGACGCGGCCCGCTACATCACCGGGGCCTCCTTGCCCGTCGATGGCGGCAACTCCATCGGCTTCTGA
- a CDS encoding alpha-glucuronidase family glycosyl hydrolase — protein sequence MFLRRLLLLLCLLVAAHRSVADDGYRLWLKYDLISDPGLRKDYQKAAGFIVGAGNSPILKTAAEELQQGLQGLLGQTVPIHSAAKKGKGGIILVVEATANVSGGALGKDGYRIAEQGGNLVVTGSTESGVLYGAFALLRQLQTRQPLRGISLSSSPRIQYRLLNHWDNPNGTVERGYAGSSIWKWYELPERIDPRYQDYARANASIGINGVVINNVNASARYLTPEYLEKVVALASVMRPYGIRVYLSVLWAAPKVIGGLASSDPLDPKVKQWWTAKTDEIYKAIPDFGGFLVKANSEGEPGPQDYGRDHADGANMLADALGAHDGLVMWRAFVYKANSNGDRFKEAYQEFKPLDGRFKPKTLVQVKNGPIDFQAREPFHPLFGAMPRTPLVLEVQLTQEYLGFATHWVYLAPMFKETLDADTYANGPGSTVAKVVDGSVDQHAISGIAGVANIGADRNWTGHPMGQANWYAFGRLAWDYTLSSQTIAEEWARQTLTADAPAVRTIADVMVRSHGIYTRYTMPLGLHHIMGQTIHYGPEPWLASSARPDWTAVYYHKADAVGLGFDRTEKGSNALALYKPEVQRRWNDPSTCPPNYLLWFHHVPWTQPLSTGRTLWNELCTRYYTGADSVTWMQQQWATVKPQVDAELHADVAARLQTQRKEALWWRDACVLYFQSFAKQPIPAPFSPPERTLDEIKRLVTIYQLR from the coding sequence ATGTTTCTGCGCCGCCTTCTGCTTCTGCTCTGCCTCCTCGTCGCCGCTCACCGCAGCGTGGCCGACGATGGCTACCGGCTGTGGCTGAAGTACGACCTGATTTCGGACCCGGGGCTGCGCAAAGACTACCAGAAGGCCGCTGGCTTCATTGTCGGCGCGGGCAATTCCCCGATTCTGAAAACGGCCGCCGAGGAGCTGCAACAGGGCTTACAAGGCCTGCTGGGCCAAACAGTCCCGATTCACTCCGCGGCGAAAAAGGGCAAAGGCGGAATTATTTTAGTTGTGGAGGCTACCGCAAACGTTTCCGGCGGGGCCCTGGGCAAGGACGGCTACCGCATTGCCGAGCAGGGCGGCAACCTCGTCGTGACCGGCAGCACCGAGTCGGGCGTGCTCTACGGAGCCTTTGCCCTGCTGCGTCAGCTCCAGACGCGGCAGCCGCTGCGCGGTATCAGCCTGAGCAGCAGCCCCCGCATTCAGTACCGCCTGCTCAACCACTGGGACAACCCCAACGGCACCGTGGAGCGGGGCTACGCGGGCTCCAGCATCTGGAAGTGGTATGAGCTGCCCGAAAGAATTGACCCGCGCTACCAGGATTACGCCCGCGCCAACGCCAGCATCGGCATCAACGGCGTGGTGATTAACAACGTGAATGCCAGTGCCCGCTACCTCACGCCCGAATACCTGGAGAAAGTAGTCGCCCTGGCCTCGGTCATGCGGCCCTACGGCATCCGGGTGTACCTGTCGGTGCTCTGGGCCGCGCCCAAAGTCATCGGCGGCCTGGCTTCGTCCGACCCGCTCGACCCCAAGGTGAAGCAGTGGTGGACCGCCAAAACCGACGAGATTTACAAGGCTATTCCCGACTTCGGCGGCTTTCTGGTGAAGGCCAACTCGGAAGGGGAGCCCGGCCCCCAGGACTACGGCCGCGACCATGCCGACGGGGCCAACATGCTGGCCGACGCCCTCGGCGCGCACGACGGGCTGGTGATGTGGCGCGCCTTCGTGTACAAAGCCAATTCCAATGGCGACCGGTTCAAGGAAGCCTACCAGGAGTTTAAGCCCCTCGACGGCCGCTTCAAGCCCAAGACCCTGGTGCAGGTGAAAAACGGGCCGATTGACTTTCAGGCCCGGGAGCCGTTTCACCCGCTGTTTGGCGCCATGCCCCGCACCCCGCTGGTGCTGGAAGTGCAGCTCACGCAGGAGTATCTGGGCTTCGCTACGCACTGGGTGTACCTGGCCCCGATGTTCAAGGAAACCCTCGACGCGGATACTTACGCCAACGGCCCGGGCTCGACGGTGGCCAAAGTAGTGGACGGCTCCGTGGATCAGCACGCCATCAGCGGCATTGCCGGCGTGGCCAACATCGGCGCGGACCGCAACTGGACCGGCCACCCGATGGGGCAGGCCAACTGGTACGCCTTCGGCCGTCTGGCCTGGGACTACACGCTTTCCTCCCAGACCATTGCCGAGGAGTGGGCCCGCCAAACGCTGACTGCCGACGCCCCGGCCGTGCGCACCATTGCCGATGTGATGGTCAGGTCGCACGGCATTTACACGCGCTACACCATGCCGCTGGGCTTGCACCACATCATGGGGCAAACCATTCACTACGGTCCCGAGCCCTGGCTGGCCAGCAGCGCCCGGCCCGACTGGACGGCCGTGTACTACCACAAAGCCGACGCCGTGGGCCTGGGCTTCGACCGCACCGAAAAGGGCAGCAACGCCCTGGCCCTCTACAAGCCCGAGGTGCAGCGCCGCTGGAACGACCCCAGCACCTGCCCGCCCAACTACCTGCTCTGGTTTCACCACGTGCCCTGGACCCAGCCGCTCAGTACCGGGCGCACCCTCTGGAACGAGCTCTGCACCCGCTACTACACCGGCGCCGACTCCGTGACCTGGATGCAGCAGCAGTGGGCCACGGTAAAGCCCCAGGTCGATGCGGAGCTGCACGCCGACGTGGCGGCCCGCCTGCAAACCCAGCGCAAGGAAGCCCTGTGGTGGCGCGACGCCTGCGTGCTCTACTTCCAGTCGTTTGCCAAGCAGCCGATACCCGCCCCGTTCAGCCCGCCCGAGCGCACCCTGGATGAAATAAAACGCCTGGTGACGATTTACCAGCTGCGCTAA
- the uxuA gene encoding mannonate dehydratase has product MLHTMRWFGPHDPVSLFDIRQAGCAGVVTALHQLPVGAVWPVEEIRRRQQLIEADNATHSPLHWAVVESLPVHEDIKKGRPSRAAYIANYQQSLRNLAACGIRTVCYNFMPVLDWSRTSLRYQLPDGSLALRFVWQDFALFDLCILRRPGAEADYEPEVATAARAQFEKMSSAQIAELTNTVLLGLPGSEEAFELAGFQALLDEYASIDSLALRQNLYHFIREVGPVAEEVGINLCIHPDDPPYPLLGLPRVVSTEADLAQLLAAYDAPANGLTFCTGSLGVRPDNDLAGVVRRFGSRIHFVHLRATKREENPRNFHEADHLTGDVDMYAVVRELVLEEQRRARTGEGNAPLPMRPDHGHQMLDDLKKKTYPGYSAIGRLRGLAELRGLEYGIRHALATEAHLAARLTADTTLATR; this is encoded by the coding sequence ATGCTTCACACCATGCGCTGGTTCGGCCCCCACGACCCGGTTTCGCTCTTCGACATTCGTCAGGCTGGTTGCGCCGGCGTGGTCACGGCCCTGCACCAGCTGCCGGTAGGCGCGGTGTGGCCCGTCGAGGAAATCCGGCGCCGCCAGCAGCTCATCGAAGCCGACAACGCTACCCACTCGCCCCTGCACTGGGCCGTGGTGGAAAGCCTGCCCGTTCACGAAGACATTAAGAAAGGCCGCCCTTCGCGCGCGGCGTACATAGCCAACTACCAGCAGAGCCTGCGCAACCTGGCCGCCTGCGGCATCCGCACCGTGTGCTATAACTTCATGCCCGTGCTCGACTGGTCGCGCACCAGCCTGCGCTACCAGCTGCCCGACGGCTCGCTGGCGCTGCGCTTCGTGTGGCAGGATTTCGCCTTATTCGACCTCTGCATTCTGCGGCGGCCCGGCGCCGAGGCCGACTACGAGCCTGAGGTTGCCACGGCCGCCCGCGCGCAGTTTGAAAAAATGAGCTCCGCCCAGATTGCCGAGCTGACCAACACGGTGCTGCTGGGGCTGCCCGGCTCGGAAGAAGCCTTTGAGTTGGCCGGCTTTCAGGCTTTGCTCGACGAATACGCCAGCATCGACAGCCTGGCCCTGCGCCAGAACCTCTACCACTTTATCCGGGAGGTAGGGCCGGTGGCCGAGGAAGTGGGCATCAACCTCTGCATTCACCCCGACGACCCGCCGTATCCGCTGCTGGGCCTGCCCCGGGTGGTGAGCACCGAGGCCGACCTGGCCCAGCTGCTGGCCGCCTACGACGCCCCCGCCAACGGCCTGACGTTCTGCACCGGCTCGTTGGGCGTGCGGCCCGACAACGACCTGGCCGGCGTGGTGCGCCGCTTTGGCTCCCGCATTCATTTCGTGCATCTGCGGGCCACCAAGCGCGAAGAAAACCCGCGCAACTTCCACGAGGCCGACCACCTGACTGGCGACGTGGACATGTACGCTGTCGTGCGCGAGCTGGTGCTGGAAGAGCAGCGCCGGGCCCGCACCGGGGAAGGCAATGCCCCGCTGCCCATGCGCCCCGACCACGGCCACCAGATGCTCGACGACCTCAAGAAGAAAACCTACCCCGGCTACTCGGCCATTGGCCGCCTCCGGGGCCTGGCCGAGCTGCGCGGCCTGGAGTACGGCATCCGCCACGCCCTGGCGACGGAGGCCCACCTGGCCGCCCGGCTTACCGCCGATACTACCCTGGCTACCCGCTAG
- a CDS encoding LacI family DNA-binding transcriptional regulator, producing the protein MKAGFIRGRQRFFCKACDYHFTEEKTALVPERRRHQTTISDVAKALGVASSTVSRALNGHSDISPNTRQAILEVARQLDYQPNLLAQSLKSSETYTIGVLIPDIERPFFATAVSGIQQVAAESGYRVMICQSKESYQTEVSNVQALIASRVDGLLICHSRETENFDHVRADACRGIPVVHFDRVCNEVNSAQVMLDDWGGAFAVTEHLILEGCQRIAVLAGPESLLISKQRIGGYINALHHYGLKPKDELRIHTNFRSESAVAALDQWLALPEPPDAIFAVNYTNALDVIQALKQRGIRIPEDIAVVGYGDEFLASMIEPALTTVDLHPYRIGQQAARLFLDQVRLKENFKPRTYVLSGDLVIRQSSLKGKGPLFRLSI; encoded by the coding sequence ATGAAAGCCGGTTTCATCCGCGGCCGGCAGCGGTTCTTCTGCAAGGCCTGCGACTACCACTTCACCGAGGAAAAAACGGCGCTGGTACCCGAGCGCCGCCGCCACCAGACCACCATCAGCGACGTGGCCAAGGCCCTGGGTGTGGCGTCCTCCACCGTCTCGCGGGCCCTGAACGGGCACAGCGACATCAGCCCCAACACCCGGCAGGCCATTCTGGAAGTGGCCCGCCAGCTCGACTACCAGCCCAACCTGCTGGCCCAGAGCCTGAAAAGCAGCGAAACCTACACCATCGGGGTGCTGATTCCGGACATTGAGCGGCCGTTTTTCGCCACCGCCGTCAGCGGCATTCAGCAGGTGGCGGCCGAATCGGGCTACCGGGTGATGATCTGCCAGTCGAAGGAGTCGTACCAGACGGAGGTGAGCAACGTGCAGGCCCTGATTGCCAGCCGCGTCGACGGGCTGCTGATCTGCCACTCCCGCGAAACCGAGAACTTCGACCACGTGCGCGCCGATGCCTGCCGCGGCATCCCGGTGGTGCATTTCGACAGGGTGTGCAACGAGGTCAACAGCGCCCAGGTGATGCTCGACGACTGGGGCGGGGCCTTTGCCGTGACCGAGCACCTTATTCTGGAGGGCTGCCAGCGCATTGCCGTGCTGGCCGGCCCCGAGTCCTTGCTGATCAGCAAGCAGCGCATCGGGGGCTACATAAACGCCCTGCACCACTACGGCCTCAAGCCCAAGGACGAGCTGCGGATTCATACCAACTTCCGCTCCGAGTCGGCGGTGGCGGCCCTGGACCAGTGGCTGGCCCTGCCCGAGCCGCCCGACGCCATTTTTGCCGTGAACTACACCAACGCCCTCGACGTGATTCAGGCGCTGAAGCAGCGCGGCATCCGCATTCCGGAGGACATTGCCGTGGTGGGCTACGGCGACGAGTTCCTGGCTTCCATGATTGAGCCGGCCCTGACCACGGTGGACCTCCACCCCTACCGCATCGGCCAGCAGGCCGCCCGCCTCTTCCTCGACCAGGTGCGGCTCAAGGAAAACTTCAAGCCCCGCACCTACGTGCTGTCCGGTGATTTGGTCATCCGGCAGTCGTCGTTGAAAGGCAAAGGGCCGCTGTTCCGGTTGAGTATTTAA
- a CDS encoding sensor histidine kinase — MKLLATTNRYYLLLATLVFAVGSVVLYLGISLALRVEVDEQLVNQQLEIERQTRRLGHLPPGLPDAVALSPRPRRPGLRDTVLFDPTEKVPVPYRELSFRSPGPGAPQWVTLRKSLLETEDMVGLVLTVMLTVLGLLLLSLGLLNRWLARRIWSPFQQTLAALRRYDLPHQQALALPVHTPIDEFSELNQALLQMSQRLVADYQSLKDFTENAAHETRTPLAIMQAKLEQLLQAEELQPATAALVGDLYGATLRLARLHQALTLLSKIENRQFPQAVALELDKVVENRLLLLQDFIEDKQLAVRGEVRGRPALQMHPALADSLVGNLLQNAIKHNHRGGHLHWTLTPDFLEISNTGPAVAGEPARFFERFRKLNVSSDSPGLGLSIVQQICHYYGYSVRYTFSGPDAVHTLRVAFS, encoded by the coding sequence GTGAAGCTGCTGGCTACCACCAACCGCTACTACCTGCTGCTGGCCACCCTGGTGTTTGCCGTGGGCAGCGTGGTGCTCTACCTGGGCATCAGCCTGGCCCTGCGCGTTGAGGTAGATGAGCAGCTGGTCAATCAGCAGCTGGAAATTGAGCGGCAAACCCGGCGCCTGGGTCACCTGCCGCCCGGCCTGCCCGATGCCGTGGCCCTGAGCCCCCGGCCCCGCCGCCCGGGTCTGCGCGACACGGTGCTGTTCGACCCCACCGAAAAAGTGCCGGTGCCGTACCGGGAGCTGAGCTTCCGCAGCCCCGGCCCGGGCGCGCCCCAGTGGGTGACGCTACGCAAGTCGCTGCTCGAAACCGAGGACATGGTGGGCCTGGTGCTGACGGTGATGCTCACGGTGCTGGGCCTGCTGCTGCTGAGCCTGGGGCTGCTGAACCGCTGGCTGGCTCGCCGCATCTGGAGCCCGTTTCAGCAGACCCTGGCCGCGCTGCGCCGCTACGATTTACCGCACCAGCAAGCCCTGGCGTTGCCCGTCCACACGCCCATCGACGAGTTTTCGGAGCTGAACCAGGCCCTGCTGCAGATGAGCCAGCGCCTGGTGGCCGACTATCAGTCGTTGAAGGACTTCACCGAAAACGCCGCCCACGAAACCCGCACGCCGTTGGCCATTATGCAGGCCAAGCTCGAGCAGCTGTTGCAGGCCGAGGAGCTGCAACCCGCCACCGCCGCGCTGGTCGGCGACTTGTACGGGGCCACGCTGCGCTTGGCGCGCCTGCATCAGGCGCTTACGCTGCTCAGCAAGATTGAAAACCGCCAGTTTCCGCAGGCCGTGGCGCTGGAGCTGGACAAGGTGGTGGAAAACCGGCTGCTGCTGCTCCAGGATTTCATCGAGGACAAGCAGTTGGCGGTGCGGGGCGAGGTGCGGGGCCGGCCGGCCCTGCAGATGCACCCGGCCCTGGCCGATTCCCTGGTGGGCAACCTGCTGCAGAACGCCATTAAGCACAACCACCGCGGCGGCCACCTGCACTGGACGCTCACGCCCGACTTCCTCGAAATCAGCAATACCGGGCCCGCCGTGGCCGGCGAGCCGGCCCGCTTTTTCGAGCGGTTCCGCAAGCTCAACGTGTCGTCCGACTCGCCGGGGCTGGGGTTGTCCATCGTGCAGCAGATTTGCCACTACTACGGCTACTCGGTGCGCTACACGTTTTCCGGGCCCGACGCGGTACACACGCTGCGGGTAGCGTTTTCCTAG
- a CDS encoding response regulator transcription factor gives MKILVVEDEPALRSSLIEYLRHDGYVCETADGYRQAHEKIKLYDYDCVLLDLTLPDGNGLDLVRTLKADGSRAGVLIISARDSLDDKVLGLELGADDYLAKPFHLAELNARLKAIIRRRQFQGQRHLLFRDLSVFPDQALVLVHDEPLTLTRMEYDLLLFLLANPNRVLTKESMAEHLWGDDADTADSFDFIYTHLKNLRKKLQEKGADNYIRTIYGMGYKLSLG, from the coding sequence ATGAAGATTCTGGTGGTGGAAGATGAGCCCGCGCTGCGCAGCTCCCTGATTGAGTACCTGCGGCACGACGGCTACGTCTGCGAAACGGCCGACGGCTACCGGCAGGCGCACGAGAAAATCAAGCTCTACGACTACGACTGCGTGCTGCTGGACCTAACCCTGCCCGACGGCAACGGGCTGGACTTGGTGCGCACCCTCAAGGCCGACGGCTCCCGGGCCGGGGTGCTGATTATTTCGGCCCGCGACTCGCTCGACGACAAGGTGCTGGGCCTGGAGCTGGGCGCCGACGACTACCTGGCCAAGCCCTTCCATTTGGCCGAGCTCAACGCCCGCCTCAAGGCCATTATCCGGCGGCGGCAGTTTCAGGGGCAGCGCCACCTGCTGTTCCGCGACCTGAGCGTGTTTCCCGACCAGGCCCTGGTGCTGGTGCACGACGAGCCGCTGACGCTGACCCGCATGGAGTACGACCTGCTGCTGTTTCTGCTGGCCAACCCCAACCGCGTGCTGACCAAGGAAAGCATGGCCGAGCACCTCTGGGGCGACGATGCCGACACGGCCGACTCGTTCGACTTCATTTATACCCACCTGAAAAACCTGCGCAAAAAGCTCCAGGAAAAAGGCGCCGACAACTACATCCGCACCATCTACGGCATGGGCTACAAACTCAGCCTCGGGTGA